The Myxococcales bacterium genome includes the window AGCTTCTTGCCGCCGGAGATCACCGCGACGCGGCCATCGACCGTAATGTCCGCGCCCATGCGCACCAGCTCAGGCACGTGCATGAAGCGATTCTCAAAGATCATTTCCTTGATCACGCTCTTGCCCTTGGCCATGTTCGCCAGGACCATGAACTGCGCCTGCATGTCGGTGGGAAAACCGGGATGCGGCTGCGTGATGAGGTCAAATGGCGCGAGGTCACCGGTGCCCTTGACGCGAAGGCCGCCCTCATCCGGCACGACGGTGACGCCGGCGGCGCGCAGCTTGGCTATCACCGCTTCGAGATGCTCGGCGCGCGCGCCCTGCAAGTAAACGTCGCCGCGCGTGATGGCGGCGGCAATCGCGAAGGTGCCGGCTTCAATGCGATCGGCGACGATGCTGTGGTCGACGCCATGCAGCTCGTCGACGCCGTCGATGGTGATGGTCGCCGTGCCGGCGCCGGTCACGCGCGCGCCCATGGCGTTGAGCATCAGCGCCAGGTCTTCGATCTCGGGTTCGCGTGCGGCGTTCTCGAGGATGGTTCGCCCCTTGGCCAGGGTCGCCGCCATCATCAAGTTTTCGCAGCCGGTTACCGTCGGCATGTCGAGCACGATGCGGGCGCCGCGCAAGCGCTTGGCCTCGACGTCGACATAGCCGTGGGCGAGCGTGACCTTAGCGCCCATGGCCTCGAGCCCTTTGAGATGTTGATCGATGGGCCGCGCGCCGATCGCGCAGCCGCCTGGCAACGAGACGCGGGCCTTGCCATAACGCGCGACCAGCGGGCCGAGCACCAAGATGCTGGCGCGCATGGTTTTCACCAGCTCGTAAGGGGCTTCGATTGCGCGCTTGCGGCTCGCGGTCGGCGAGAGCACCAAGTTGCGCGTGCCCTCGATATCGCGGCCGAGGATGCGCAGCAGCTTGCACATGGTGAGCACGTCTTGCAGCTGCGGCACATTGCGAAGCGTGCACGGCTCCTCGACCAGCAAGGTGGCGGTTAGCAGCGGCAGCGCGGCATTTTTTGCGCCGCTGATCTTAATGTCTCCCTGCAAGCGCGCGCCGCCTTCGACGACAATTTTATCCATGGTTTCCTTATGAACAGCCGGCCGTCCGGCGCATTCCAGCGAGGTTGGCATTATACATGCTTTGCCGAGGTGGCGGCCTCTGAGCGGCACCTGGCCGCTTAAAAATCTGGGCCCTGGGCGTTCGCGGCGCGGGCGAAAAGCGCGCCGGTGCGTCGCTTCGCGAGGGCATCGCTTGCCCTCGGGTTTTGGCGTGCGCGACAGTGGCGGCGACATGGCCGACCACGAACGCATGCGCGCCCCCTTGGAACCCGCAAACCGCCCGCAGGCATTCCGCGGCACGGGGCGCGTGTTTGGATCGCTTCGGCAAGACGTCGTGCTCGCGACGATCGTGCTGCTCGCGATCGCGCTCATGCTGGTGCCGGTGCCCACGGCGGTCGTCGACTTGCTGTTGGCGGCGAACTTAGCGCTGGGGCTGGTCATGCTGAGCAGCGTCGTGCTCTTGGCCGATCCGCTGCGCTTGGCGGCGTTTCCCAGCCTCCTCATCATCGCCACCTTGGTCCGGCTTGCGGCCAACGTCTCGACGACGCGGCTCATCTTGGGTGGCGCGGACGGGGGCGCCGTGGTGCGCGCGTTTGGCAACGTCGTCTTTGCCGACAGCGTGGTGGTGGGCTTGGTAGTTTTTGCGCTGATCACCGTGATTCAATTCGTCGTGATCGCGCGCGGCGCCGAACGCATCGCCGAGGTCACCGCGCGCTTTATGCTCGATGCGCTGCCTGGCAAGCAACAGGCCATCGATGCCGACGTGCGCGCGGGCGCGATCGATCGCCACGAGGCGAGCCGGCGGCGGGCACGCCTGGCGACAGAATCACAATTTTTCGGCTCGATGGACGGCGCGATGAAGTTCATCAAGGGCGACGCGATCGCCACGGTCATCGTCGTCATGATCAATTTGCTCGGGGGCATGATCGTCGCGCTCGGGCAGCAAGGCATGAGCCTAGGCGAGGCTGCCGCGACCTATAGCGTGCTGTCGATCGGCGAGGGCTTGGCGGCGCAAGTGCCGGCGCTCATGGCCGCCGCGGCCGCGGGCATCCTGGTCGCCCGGCGCGCGCGCGATGGCAGTGCAACGCGCGATGACGGGGCCCTGGGTTTCGATCTGTTTTCGCAGCTTGGCGCGACGCCGGCGGCGCTGGTAGTCAGCGGGCTGGTGTTGCTGTTGCTAGCCGTGCTGCCGGGCATGCCGATGGCGCCCTTTGCCATCTTGGCGATCGTTTGTCTGCTCGCGGCATACGGTCGCAAGCTCTGGCAACCCCGCCGCGCACACATCGCGGTTAGCCAGCGGCTATGGGACGGCCTCACGGTGCCAAGCGGACACGCCGAGGGCGTCCTGCCGTGGCCAGTTGACGCGCACCACGAGCCGGCTGGTGGCGAAGCGATTTATGTAGTGCTCGGCGCGCAGGTCGCCTCCAACCTAACGGCAACTACCTTGGGCCCAGAGCTTGCCGCACTTGGGCTCATGCGCGAACGCGTCAG containing:
- a CDS encoding FHIPEP family type III secretion protein; protein product: MRDSGGDMADHERMRAPLEPANRPQAFRGTGRVFGSLRQDVVLATIVLLAIALMLVPVPTAVVDLLLAANLALGLVMLSSVVLLADPLRLAAFPSLLIIATLVRLAANVSTTRLILGGADGGAVVRAFGNVVFADSVVVGLVVFALITVIQFVVIARGAERIAEVTARFMLDALPGKQQAIDADVRAGAIDRHEASRRRARLATESQFFGSMDGAMKFIKGDAIATVIVVMINLLGGMIVALGQQGMSLGEAAATYSVLSIGEGLAAQVPALMAAAAAGILVARRARDGSATRDDGALGFDLFSQLGATPAALVVSGLVLLLLAVLPGMPMAPFAILAIVCLLAAYGRKLWQPRRAHIAVSQRLWDGLTVPSGHAEGVLPWPVDAHHEPAGGEAIYVVLGAQVASNLTATTLGPELAALGLMRERVSQRLGFALPPIVLIAPSANAAVALPPISLASDEICLVWRGVARSWQRVSFADDPKGVADALALGLLEAAHTLITSDVARAWCVAFAATPHRAALIGEVVPARASLAEITELLRELAREQVGVADLEAILRAIATTPASDGSEMLRLARIRLTLSDQITQSVAEGQVVAAWHIDPLAEDAIRGAITQRGAQAHLALTPELASELVEATKRALAGQDAVPFSSQTILVPGDIRYHVRALLAPELPHVAVVAHGELRPGAIVVPRGQIAI
- the murA gene encoding UDP-N-acetylglucosamine 1-carboxyvinyltransferase, yielding MDKIVVEGGARLQGDIKISGAKNAALPLLTATLLVEEPCTLRNVPQLQDVLTMCKLLRILGRDIEGTRNLVLSPTASRKRAIEAPYELVKTMRASILVLGPLVARYGKARVSLPGGCAIGARPIDQHLKGLEAMGAKVTLAHGYVDVEAKRLRGARIVLDMPTVTGCENLMMAATLAKGRTILENAAREPEIEDLALMLNAMGARVTGAGTATITIDGVDELHGVDHSIVADRIEAGTFAIAAAITRGDVYLQGARAEHLEAVIAKLRAAGVTVVPDEGGLRVKGTGDLAPFDLITQPHPGFPTDMQAQFMVLANMAKGKSVIKEMIFENRFMHVPELVRMGADITVDGRVAVISGGKKLSGAAVMATDLRASASLVLAGLVAQGKTEVLRVYHLDRGYEAIEKKLRAVGAKIKRMKA